Proteins from a single region of Catenulispora acidiphila DSM 44928:
- a CDS encoding ATP-binding SpoIIE family protein phosphatase, with translation MPAIEELLHAAFDAAPMPAVLADGPDHLLLAANDACLADFGSVALRLPVGDALPELAGTGLPAAMDQAYDTGRAVLLQDRMVRRRGGDRYYTLVCVPASGGVAVFCRDETERVRREQALLEEETRNRNMAVMLQRSLLPQRIIQPDEIRLAACYLPALVRYEDASLDAEPVLEVGGDWYDAIPLGAGRTALVVGGVTPEAGGVGVRAAAVMGRLRAAVRAYASQNLPPGEVMYHLDRHALDFDGERTGSPVATLVYAVHDADSGSLTYANAGHLPPLLRLPDGYVAVLEGASGPSLGSGDWTWQEAAVAVPPGSYLAFYTQGLLERGTGDLRRVFARAPEEEPPRPGAGPVDLVRDHILASIDPLSVSSGGLDPSGAVRTDDVALLVAHVPAWTGAHAALFRSASVELVGGPEIAAHARSYTAGVLTTWGVADDLTDTAVLAVSELVANAVTHGTAPVVLRLRRTDRRLIIDVADQSDHLPRRRLARETDEDGRGISIIAAVAAAWGARPLPEGKSVWCEFEF, from the coding sequence ATGCCCGCGATCGAGGAGCTGCTTCACGCGGCGTTCGACGCCGCGCCGATGCCGGCGGTGCTCGCCGACGGTCCCGATCACCTGCTGCTGGCCGCCAACGACGCGTGCCTGGCCGATTTCGGCTCGGTGGCGCTGCGGCTGCCGGTCGGCGACGCGCTGCCGGAGCTGGCCGGCACCGGTCTGCCCGCGGCGATGGACCAGGCTTACGACACCGGACGCGCGGTGCTGCTTCAGGACCGCATGGTCCGGCGGCGCGGCGGGGACCGGTACTACACGCTGGTGTGCGTGCCGGCCAGCGGCGGCGTCGCGGTGTTCTGCCGTGACGAGACCGAGCGGGTGCGGCGCGAGCAGGCGCTGCTGGAGGAGGAGACCCGCAACCGGAACATGGCGGTGATGCTGCAGCGCTCGCTGCTGCCGCAGCGGATCATCCAGCCCGACGAGATCCGGCTCGCGGCGTGCTACCTGCCGGCGCTGGTGCGCTACGAGGACGCCTCGCTCGACGCCGAGCCGGTCCTGGAGGTCGGCGGCGACTGGTACGACGCGATCCCGCTGGGCGCCGGCCGCACCGCGCTGGTGGTCGGCGGCGTCACGCCGGAGGCCGGCGGCGTCGGGGTGCGCGCGGCGGCGGTCATGGGCCGGCTTCGCGCGGCGGTGCGGGCGTACGCCTCGCAGAACCTGCCGCCCGGCGAGGTGATGTACCACCTGGACCGGCACGCGCTGGACTTCGACGGCGAGCGCACCGGCTCGCCGGTCGCGACGCTGGTGTACGCGGTGCACGACGCGGACAGCGGCTCGCTGACCTACGCGAACGCCGGGCACCTGCCGCCGCTGCTACGGCTGCCGGACGGCTACGTGGCGGTGCTGGAGGGCGCCTCAGGGCCCTCGCTCGGCAGCGGGGACTGGACGTGGCAGGAGGCTGCGGTGGCGGTGCCGCCGGGCTCGTATCTGGCGTTCTACACGCAGGGACTGCTGGAGCGCGGAACCGGCGACCTGCGCCGCGTGTTCGCCCGCGCGCCCGAGGAGGAGCCGCCCCGCCCCGGCGCGGGCCCGGTGGACCTGGTCCGCGACCACATCCTGGCCTCCATCGACCCGCTGTCGGTCTCCAGCGGCGGCCTGGACCCCTCCGGCGCGGTGCGCACGGACGACGTGGCACTGCTGGTCGCGCACGTCCCGGCATGGACCGGCGCCCACGCGGCCCTCTTCCGCTCGGCATCGGTGGAACTGGTCGGCGGCCCGGAGATCGCCGCCCACGCCCGCAGCTACACCGCCGGCGTCCTGACCACCTGGGGCGTCGCCGACGACCTGACCGACACCGCCGTCCTCGCCGTCAGCGAACTCGTCGCCAACGCCGTCACCCACGGCACCGCCCCGGTGGTCCTCCGCCTCCGCCGCACCGACCGCCGCCTGATCATCGACGTCGCCGACCAGTCCGACCACCTCCCCCGCCGCCGCCTGGCCCGCGAAACCGACGAAGACGGCCGCGGCATCAGCATCATCGCGGCAGTCGCCGCCGCCTGGGGCGCCCGCCCGCTGCCGGAAGGGAAGTCGGTGTGGTGCGAGTTCGAGTTCTGA
- a CDS encoding helix-turn-helix domain-containing protein, producing MTKPGYVKWSDVRAEHVERAGGEEAVAAGRARLLAEMTGYRLAEIRRARGMTQQQVAERMGVTKGRISQIEQGKVSGQEVLARYATALGGRLHQAIYFEDGDVAAIN from the coding sequence ATGACCAAGCCTGGGTACGTGAAGTGGAGCGATGTCCGCGCCGAGCACGTCGAACGTGCCGGCGGCGAGGAAGCCGTCGCTGCGGGCAGGGCCCGGCTTCTCGCCGAGATGACCGGCTACCGGCTGGCGGAGATCCGTCGGGCTCGCGGTATGACCCAGCAGCAGGTTGCTGAGCGCATGGGTGTCACCAAGGGGCGTATTTCGCAGATAGAGCAAGGCAAGGTGTCCGGTCAGGAGGTTCTGGCCCGCTATGCGACCGCGCTGGGCGGTCGGCTCCACCAGGCCATCTACTTCGAGGACGGCGACGTCGCTGCCATCAACTGA